A genomic region of Azoarcus sp. KH32C contains the following coding sequences:
- a CDS encoding bestrophin family ion channel — protein MIVRPRPHWIRLLFARRGSLLVRILQQQLFILLLSSAVVAFHGQLFHWKVTLTSAPFSLMGVALAIFLGFRINVSYERYWEARRLWGTVLVEARNLARQVLTLPDTREQARPFILGLTGFATSMRNQLRGQARDDGLAGLLPDALIERLRDARFAPSLVLLWLGEQVHRWRQAGRIDGMAGQQIEESLNVLSGALGGCERIAGTPMPFTYSVILHRSAYLYCMLLPFGLIDTIGVMTPLIVAFISYTFFALEALSDEIEDPFGTMPNDLALDAMVAGIDASLREMLGETPPPAPQPDENFVLT, from the coding sequence GTGATCGTCCGCCCCCGCCCACACTGGATCCGCCTGCTTTTCGCCCGTCGCGGTTCGCTCCTCGTCCGCATCCTGCAACAACAGCTCTTCATCCTGCTGCTGTCCAGCGCCGTCGTCGCTTTCCACGGACAGCTCTTCCACTGGAAAGTCACGCTCACGTCCGCCCCGTTTTCGCTGATGGGCGTCGCGCTCGCGATCTTCCTCGGCTTTCGCATCAACGTCAGCTACGAGCGCTACTGGGAAGCGCGCCGGCTGTGGGGCACGGTTCTCGTCGAAGCACGCAACCTCGCCCGCCAGGTGCTGACCCTCCCCGACACCCGCGAGCAGGCACGGCCTTTCATCCTGGGCCTGACGGGCTTCGCGACGTCGATGCGCAACCAGCTACGCGGCCAGGCGCGCGACGATGGACTCGCCGGCTTGCTCCCCGACGCGCTGATCGAGCGCCTGCGCGACGCACGCTTCGCCCCCTCCCTGGTCCTGCTGTGGCTGGGCGAACAGGTGCACCGCTGGCGCCAGGCCGGCCGCATCGACGGCATGGCGGGGCAGCAGATCGAGGAATCGCTCAACGTGCTCTCCGGCGCGCTCGGCGGCTGTGAGCGCATCGCCGGCACGCCGATGCCCTTCACCTACTCGGTGATCCTGCATCGCAGCGCCTACCTCTACTGCATGCTGCTGCCTTTCGGGCTGATCGACACGATCGGCGTGATGACGCCGCTGATCGTCGCCTTCATCTCCTACACCTTCTTCGCGCTCGAAGCCCTGAGCGACGAGATCGAAGACCCCTTCGGCACGATGCCCAACGACCTCGCACTCGATGCGATGGTCGCGGGGATCGACGCGAGCCTGCGCGAAATGCTCGGCGAAACGCCGCCGCCCGCCCCGCAGCCTGACGAGAATTTCGTGCTGACCTGA